Below is a genomic region from Acinetobacter tibetensis.
GCTATTCCTGTAATTCCATTAGACAATATTAAACAATGGTTAGAACATTCAACCATTGTTGCTCCTGAGTCAGTGGACAATACACCTTATGTACTGGGTACCGCCGATCAACGCGTATTGGCAGCCAAAGGTCAAACCATCTATGCGCGTGGCAATGGCTTAGAAGTGGGTCAGCAATATGCGGTTTATCGCGAAGGCGACCCGTACACCCTCAACAATGAAAAAGGCAAAAAGTATAATGCTGGGCTTGAGTTGAATCAGGTGGCGACGGGCATAGCTGTTGCAAGTGAAAATGACATCACAACACTGGAATTAACAGATAGCTTTAATGCCGAAGTACGTCGTGGTGACCGTGTACTGCCTGTTTATGACCCAATGTTGCCTACCCTGTTTTATCCAACCATGGCGGAAGATGTAACGGCTGGAGGGCAAATTGTTCGAGTGATGGGCTCTATTGGCACTGCTGCCCAACACAGCGTCGTGACGATAGACCGCGGTAGTTTTGAAGGCGTACAAGTGGGCCATGTATTTAGCATCAACCAAAAAGGTGAACAGGTTCGAGACCCGAAAACCAAAGAAATGGTGCAATTGCCTGGACAGAAAATTGGTAACTTAATGGTATTTAAAACTTTTGATCACTTTAGCTATGGTTATGTGCTCGACAGTTCCTTACCAATCAAAATCGGTGCTTACATTCAACCACCTTTAATGGACGATTAATTCGGAGTTCCTATGCTGAAACCATTATCACAAGTGCAAATGGACATCATTACCTTGTGGTATTTGGTTCAGCACTCGCTCAGCAGTTTTTACAAACTAGAACAACACTTTGGTACAGCCCACAATGCGGTACAGCCTCACAATTTACAGGGTTGGTCAAAATTAGGTTTACATAAAAATCATATTCAACGCGCGCAACAGTTTTACACAGCGCCTGAACAAAATAAGTTTCAGCACGTCATTCAGGAAATTCAGCAACATAGTGATTTTGTACTGAGTTATCACGATCCTGAATACCCACAACAACTGCTGCCTTATAGTGATAAACCCCCGATTCTGTTTGGACAAGGGCAACTTTCGCTCTTGATGCAGCCACAAATTGCGATTGTTGGCAGTCGTAAACCAAGTCCGCATGGTCGACAAATCGCCTATGATTTTTCGTACTATCTTAGTGAAAAAGGTTTTGTCATTAGCAGCGGCTTAGCACAAGGCATTGATGAGGCTGCACATCAGGGCGCTTTATCCCATCAACGTACACTGGCAGTGATGGGCACAGGACTTGATCAAACTTATCCTTCACAGCATCAGCAACTTCGCCAGCAAATTTTGCAGCAGTCGGGTGCTATCATCAGTGAGTTTTTACCCCATACTCCACCCCTGCAACATCATTTCCCGCGCCGCAATCGAATTGTCAGTGCACTCTCTTTAGGCGTGATTGTTGCTGAAGCCAGTTTAAAAAGTGGTTCGATCATTACCGCTAAACTTGCAGCAGAACAAGGCAAATTGGTGTTTGCGATTCCTGGACATATTTATAGTGAATTCCATCAAGGTTGCCATCAACTGATTCGTGAAGGCGCAATTCTGGTGGATCATCCTGAACAAGTCTTAGAAGACCTCGCTTTACCGACTCAATGGCAAGCGCAGCAGCAATCTCAGGGTGACTCAACCACACAACCACTCGCAAAGCCCGAGATTCCTGAGCATTTAATGTCGCTTTACAATCAACTGAACTGGACGGGCTATCCTTTGGATCATTTGGCCATCCATCTGAAGCAAGATACCGCCTCACTGAC
It encodes:
- a CDS encoding LysM peptidoglycan-binding domain-containing protein, with the protein product MKKVLKGMPSFSALGFKQQLLALTVGLAISVGSIAVVEAAPARNINPPSLKAGAPQVYVVKKGDTLWDISGKFLDKPWRWPEIWASNRHVKNPHWIFPGDKLLLCSYQGKPLIGKDEGDGCDGIIRRYAGGTKLQPQVRIESLNNAIPVIPLDNIKQWLEHSTIVAPESVDNTPYVLGTADQRVLAAKGQTIYARGNGLEVGQQYAVYREGDPYTLNNEKGKKYNAGLELNQVATGIAVASENDITTLELTDSFNAEVRRGDRVLPVYDPMLPTLFYPTMAEDVTAGGQIVRVMGSIGTAAQHSVVTIDRGSFEGVQVGHVFSINQKGEQVRDPKTKEMVQLPGQKIGNLMVFKTFDHFSYGYVLDSSLPIKIGAYIQPPLMDD
- the dprA gene encoding DNA-processing protein DprA, with product MLKPLSQVQMDIITLWYLVQHSLSSFYKLEQHFGTAHNAVQPHNLQGWSKLGLHKNHIQRAQQFYTAPEQNKFQHVIQEIQQHSDFVLSYHDPEYPQQLLPYSDKPPILFGQGQLSLLMQPQIAIVGSRKPSPHGRQIAYDFSYYLSEKGFVISSGLAQGIDEAAHQGALSHQRTLAVMGTGLDQTYPSQHQQLRQQILQQSGAIISEFLPHTPPLQHHFPRRNRIVSALSLGVIVAEASLKSGSIITAKLAAEQGKLVFAIPGHIYSEFHQGCHQLIREGAILVDHPEQVLEDLALPTQWQAQQQSQGDSTTQPLAKPEIPEHLMSLYNQLNWTGYPLDHLAIHLKQDTASLTAQLMELELLGLCMQQSGVYLRCRPSQ